A portion of the Lathamus discolor isolate bLatDis1 chromosome 5, bLatDis1.hap1, whole genome shotgun sequence genome contains these proteins:
- the TDRD6 gene encoding tudor domain-containing protein 6 isoform X1 produces MSGGPGVPGPGSAVTLRVCTVGLRPEVPVVRIWGLLGDRRADYVRLRRQIQTAAGPRRAVSPRPTDPVSGGVELCTGDLGLVEVVGLWYRCCVVSRSGQDYRVFLLDEGCMVVTSACYLAQGCEELFRLPPEVLGCIVADVVPFGSPGVAACGDALFSNWTVEAMEFLSFLHGKEMSGRVQEVMTPQLIVVELPQLVSQMHRLGLARRVTPSCFCQMLRQCLAYGHPRSHLKVQPSASSFVSSAVPQLPHVFLSYQPVSPPLDYVYPQLQLGVIKPVLVTHISDPHHFYCQLKSLSQEIRCLSDTMHHTCKSYSCLPLPKVGSPCAARGRDGQWYRALLLELIAGKRNQQLALVIFVDYGRKETVTRADLCHLPPECFHVPVVTYACALQGISDGGCAWSPLQISKLKALVLGKGVNARIKAFNSFEHLYYVNLYGENGINLNYVFGLQACCLVSSHTQVSQTEGREQLEVEESAAELELPPGAPPVALAHGDLASAPVVDVRVNLGAFYNAQVSHLRDPSEFWLQLHEHRRLFGQLKQCMWDFYSHATKLDSARWDLQPGSLCCASGKEGVFYRAVITRVLDSEVEIYLVDRGNTETVHQCAVKELLPQFRELPALALKCCLADVCPLRGSWSEASVSAFREIVLNKGLKVHFLRVQGDKYIVEIFDQSQLREKSVSKLMAQGGYAEYQRSEIPKSVQKSPNMAVSVASDVGEENQIKAEKRLGEESDLKKSDRALNSYAAVVVRGSPVAPVHNSAGSKSLPAQKREGKDNLPISSTQNYDKMKLSSSCGGQLEVGTTVNVVVSYAENPSYFWCQLSRNCQDLKLLMSEIQEYCENSSHPHAWPNSPCLAQYSEDEKWYRALIISEVPSAEKVEVIYIDYGNRELVSLANLRSIHKRFLKLEAQAFRCSLYNLIQPNGQDPFAWDEAAIRAFQEFVDTTSSHLELKCTIFALASISKELFHIVDLMTPFQSACQFLTERGVARPLSPQKPLSSLVHLHSYYYSMHGIKIGSEEDVYITHVEDPWTFYCQLERCSDVLAQLTDNIGRLSERMNSLETLQKSESLCLAKYTDNHWYRGIIMKRKPDTEVFFVDFGNTEAIDKDNLLPLPSDVCDILLLPMQAIKCSLSDVSHVPEEATSWFKQAVLERQLKVITVARESDGKLLVELFDGNTQINAKLKELSLMSNTGIGPIENEALCSRNMDVIERNTSAESTLDARRTLERKTSTSEAQGEGGGSKRHFKKEDENLSQPAAKGDLAAGLLESDEVISSKKDASLLNRAGKESLLSIQTDTQSDIKSDAEGGSIVLENVSDLLQQKIMPGLKVSAYVSYVNDPLDFYVQLESDEAQLNSISESLNDRTQRKNPCGQLCQVGDLISAAYSEDGLWYRAVVKEKTSDNLISIQYIDYGNTSVINVGQAHRLPEGLSSIPAISIHCFLGGLKCKENTDWAEKAVLYFIKRTSEVLLTCEFVEKVKDKWEVILSDHEGIITLDLADENLASSKGSCSTEILDKRENSDIITECEPLPPQAQNKTPCVSNSKSFIWKFPEAGQTVKIYVTVGNGPGYFWSCCADTEDMRYIEEKIEEAESIGLKSLNDCGACIRSGDICLAKYSQDGKFYRAKVSSIEGDRVVVRHVDYGSEETVSMELVRQIPCELIQVPNQAFACCLSDFNSSEGSWLSEAKEKFNDITQDVLLEAKVIETQECRAFEVPLSVVKLEASGKSINEEMKSFWKANKGTGDKAFSDLENPLKENRCSKNDTGPCLERGTPVACGLAQEESESALLCSEPFLGVTSECFNTVETSMSVEAVEHMSGKADDGCETAEHQSNFDEDVPLSGGDSSNNVLLEPMRSCSLHVLKSEMKAEEQELSEETFQEDAELEELTGSASAASLFLENKQELQREPVLQSSSSDETEILGALAQLQNQCSYDELKELILELEALSVQPFAEVTKEALETESAEMQTASCVKAREKVFKQESFELPVMSENTAELAALNFLELLPSLNEGKNSVPLVSTGENTVDLIPSDVQPPLGENAEKPELNLSGIHKAESLQEDWIEVEPPPLKLSLSDGRSEKQLDLKTHDMLSLLGAEIEQLLELVLPDVHPSQEDGDEDSLGLEHTALQSSANSRSQFSFLTEDLLNRRSVCTVKSCDCNVEKHKEWQKKDDCYVEEWMKRDLTDSFKEYGNTHVQYSACKPEDEDVEEKQNKKLAACDAGHNEYTCHLKGFAVGSKCVVRTSLKWCEARILEVSEKGTRVLNLSSGNEEIVDPENVWNGVPDWAYRSSEAVTPVTGNLQLLLEESSLQEKQSGCSSHLAEDPSCSPTSLKQSDVFTT; encoded by the exons ATGAGCGGTGGGCCGGGGGTGCCGGGCCCCGGCAGCGCCGTGACCCTGCGGGTCTGCACCGTGGGGCTGCGCCCCGAGGTGCCCGTCGTGCGGAtctgggggctgctgggggaCCGCCGCGCGGACTACGTCCGCCTCCGCCGTCAGATCCAgacggcggcggggccgcgccgggcGGTCTCTCCGCGACCGACCGACCCAGTGTCCGGTGGGGTTGAGCTGTGCACGGGAGACCTGGGCCTGGTGGAGGTGGTTGGGCTGTGGTACCGCTGCTGCGTGGTGAGTCGCTCCGGCCAGGACTACCGCGTGTTCTTGCTTGATGAGGGCTGCATGGTGGTCACGTCTGCCTGTTACCTGGCGCAGGGCTGCGAGGAGCTGTTCCGCCTGCCCCCGGAGGTGCTGGGCTGTATTGTGGCTGATGTTGTGCCCTTTGGAAGCCCCGGGGTGGCAGCCTGTGGGGATGCTCTGTTCTCCAACTGGACGGTGGAGGCTATGGAGTTCCTGAGCTTCCTGCATGGCAAGGAGATGTCTGGACGGGTGCAGGAGGTGATGACGCCGCAGCTCATAGTGGTTGAGCTGCCCCAGCTCGTATCCCAGATGCATCGCCTGGGCCTGGCCAGGCGGGTCACTCCCAGCTGTTTCTGCCAGATGCTCAGGCAGTGCTTGGCTTATGGCCACCCAAGGAGCCACCTCAAGGTACAGCCTTCAGCATCTTCCTTTGTGTCTTCTGCAGTGCCACAGCTTCCCCATGTTTTCCTCTCGTATCAGCCTGTGTCACCTCCTTTGGATTATGTTTACCCACAGCTTCAGTTGGGTGTGATAAAGCCTGTCCTAGTGACCCATATCTCTGACCCACACCATTTCTACTGCCAGCTGAAGAGCTTGTCCCAGGAGATCCGTTGCCTTTCTGATACCATGCACCATACTTGCAAATCCTACTCCTGCTTGCCATTACCCAAAGTGGGCTCACCCTGTGCTGCCCGTGGCAGAGATGGCCAGTGGTACCGTGCACTCCTGCTGGAGCTTATTGCTGGGAAGAGAAACCAGCAACTGGCTCTAGTGATCTTTGTGGACTATGGCAGGAAGGAGACTGTGACCAGAGCTGACCTGTGCCATTTGCCCCCTGAGTGTTTCCACGTACCTGTGGTAACTTATGCATGCGCTCTTCAGGGTATCTCGGATGGGGGTTGTGCCTGGTCCCCATTGCAGATCAGTAAGCTGAAAGCATTAGTGCTAGGCAAAGGAGTGAATGCTCGCATCAAAGCCTTTAACTCCTTTGAGCATCTCTATTATGTGAACCTGTATGGGGAAAATGGCATCAACTTGAACTATGTTTTTGGGCTGCAGGCTTGCTGCCTGGTCAGCAGCCATACACAGGTGAGCCAAACTGAGGGTCGGGAGCAGCTGGAAGTAGAAGAATCCGCAGCTGAACTGGAATTGCCTCCAGGAGCACCTCCCGTTGCTTTAGCGCATGGAGATTTGGCTTCTGCTCCTGTAGTTGATGTGCGTGTGAACTTGGGCGCATTCTACAATGCACAGGTCTCCCACCTCCGAGACCCATCTGAGTTCTGGCTGCAGCTCCATGAGCATCGGCGCCTCTTTGGGCAGTTGAAGCAGTGCATGTGGGATTTCTATTCACATGCCACGAAGCTGGATAGTGCTAGGTGGGATCTGCAGCCTGGATCCCTTTGTTGTGCCAGTGGGAAAGAGGGTGTCTTTTATCGAGCAGTGATCACCAGGGTACTGGACAGTGAGGTAGAAATATACCTGGTAGACAGAGGCAATACAGAAACTGTACATCAGTGTGCAGTGAAGGAGCTGCTCCCTCAGTTCAGGGAACTGCCTGCTTTGGCTCTGAAGTGTTGTTTGGCAGATGTCTGTCCTCTGAGAGGGAGTTGGAGTGAAGCATCTGTGTCTGCATTTAGAGAGATTGTACTGAACAAGGGACTGAAGGTTCATTTTTTGAGGGTGCAGGGTGACAAATACATAGTTGAAATTTTTGACCAGTCCCAATTAAGAGAGAAAAGTGTAAGTAAACTCATGGCTCAGGGAGGGTATGCTGAATACCAGAGGTCTGAAATACCCAAGAGTGTCCAGAAATCACCTAATATGGCTGTGAGCGTGGCCTCAGATGTtggggaagaaaaccaaataaaagcagagaagaggCTGGGAGAGGAATCTGATCTAAAGAAAAGTGATAGGGCACTTAATTCTTATGCAGCTGTAGTGGTCAGAGGGAGCCCTGTTGCACCCGTTCACAATTCTGCAGGCAGTAAATCTCTTCCTGCTCAGAAGCGTGAGGGCAAGGATAACCTGCCCATCTCCTCTACGCAGAATTATGACAAAATGAAGCTAAGCTCCTCTTGTGGAGGTCAGTTAGAAGTGGGAACTACAGTTAATGTTGTAGTGTCATATGCTGAAAATCCGAGTTATTTTTGGTGTCAGCTAAGTAGAAATTGCCAAGACCTTAAGTTATTAATGTCTGAAATTCAGGAGTATTGTGAAAATTCATCCCACCCACATGCTTGGCCAAATTCTCCATGTTTAGCCCAGTACTCGGAGGATGAAAAATGGTACAGGGCTTTAATTATTAGTGAAGttccttctgcagaaaaagTAGAAGTCATATATATTGACTATGGCAACAGAGAGCTGGTCTCTCTAGCAAACCTCCGCTCAATTCACAAACGCTTCCTTAAGTTAGAAGCTCAGGCTTTCAGGTGCAGCCTTTACAACTTAATTCAACCAAATGGTCAGGATCCTTTTGCTTGGGATGAAGCAGCAATTCGGGCTTTTCAGGAGTTTGTTGATACTACTTCATCTCATCTTGAACTGAAGTGTACGATATTTGCCTTAGCTTCAATAAGCAAGGAGCTGTTTCACATTGTAGATTTAATGACACCATTTCAGAGTGCTTGCCAGTTTTTGACCGAGAGGGGTGTAGCCAGACCTTTATCTCCTCAAAAGCCTCTGTCGTCCTTGGTTCATCTTCATTCTTACTATTATTCTATGCATGGCATCAAAATTGGGAGTGAGGAAGACGTTTATATTACGCATGTTGAGGATCCGTGGACATTTTACTGCCAACTTGAAAGATGTTCAGATGTCTTAGCACAACTTACCGATAACATTGGTCGCCTAAGTGAAAGAATGAACAGCTTAGAAACCTTGCAAAAGTCTGAGAGCTTGTGTCTAGCCAAGTATACTGACAATCACTGGTACAGGGGAATAATTATGAAAAGGAAACCTGATACGGAAGTCTTCTTTGTGGATTTTGGGAACACAGAGGCAATAGATAAAGATAACCTGCTTCCTTTACCCAGTGATGTTTGTGATATCTTGCTTTTGCCAATGCAGGCCATAAAGTGTTCCTTATCTGATGTATCTCATGTTCCCGAAGAAGCTACATCATGGTTTAAACAAGCTGTCCTAGAAAGGCAATTAAAAGTGATCACTGTAGCAAGGGAATCTGATGGTAAACTGTTGGTTGAGTTGTTTGATGGTAATActcaaataaatgcaaaactgaAGGAGTTAAGCTTAATGAGCAATACAGGAATCGGGCCTATAGAAAATGAAGCTTTGTGCTCTAGAAATATGGATGTGATAGAGAGGAATACGAGTGCAGAATCCACTTTAGATGCACGCAGGActcttgaaaggaaaacaagcacatCTGAAGCCCAAGGAGAAGGGGGGGGTAGCAAAAGGCACTTcaagaaagaagatgaaaaccTTTCCCAGCCTGCTGCAAAGGGAGATCTGGCAGCTGGATTACTAGAATCTGATGAAGTGATTAGCAGTAAGAAGGATGCTTCCCTGTTAAATAGAGCTGGGAAGGAGTCTTTGCTCTCCATCCAGACGGATACACAGTCAGATATTAAGTCTGATGCTGAAGGTGGGAGTATAGTGCTTGAAAATGTATCTGATCTACTGCAACAGAAGATAATGCCAGGTCTTAAAGTGTCAGCGTATGTGTCTTATGTAAATGATCCACTGGATTTTTATGTTCAGCTAGAAAGCGATGAGGCTCAACttaacagcatttcagaaagcttAAATGATAGGACACAAAGAAAGAACCCTTGTGGACAACTTTGCCAAGTGGGAGACTTAATCAGTGCTGCTTATTCAGAAGATGGCCTGTGGTATCGAGCTGTAGTGAAAGAGAAGACTTCTGATAATTTGATAAGCATACAGTATATTGATTATGGTAATACTTCAGTAATTAATGTTGGTCAAGCACACAGACTCCCTGAAGGCTTGTCATCTATTCCAGCAATAAGCATTCACTGCTTCCTAGGTGGacttaaatgcaaagaaaatacagactgggcagagaaagCTGTGCTTTACTTCATTAAGAGAACAAGTGAAGTTCTGCTAACGTGTGAATTTGTGGAGAAGGTTAAGGATAAATGGGAAGTTATCCTCAGTGACCATGAAGGTATAATAACTTTGGATTTAGCTGATGAAAATCTTGCAAGTAGCAAAGGTTCTTGTTCAACAGAAATACTTGATAAAAGAGAGAACAGTGACATAATAACGGAGTGTGAGCCTTTGCCGCCTCAGGCACAAAATAAAACTCCTTGTGTAAGTAACTCCAAGTCATTTATCTGGAAATTCCCAGAGGCAGGCCAGACTGTAAAAATTTATGTCACAGTGGGAAATGGTCCAGGATACTTCTGGAGTTGCTGTGCTGATACAGAAGACATGAGGTacatagaggaaaaaatagaGGAAGCTGAAAGCATTGGACTAAAATCTTTGAATGATTGCGGAGCTTGTATTAGAAGCGGTGATATTTGTCTAGCAAAATATAGTCAAGATGGGAAGTTCTACAGAGCTAAAGTCAGCAGCATAGAAGGTGACAGAGTAGTTGTTAGACATGTGGATTATGGAAGTGAGGAAACTGTTAGCATGGAGTTGGTCAGACAGATTCCGTGTGAATTGATCCAGGTACCTAATCAAGCATTTGCTTGCTGTCTGTCAGATTTCAATTCCTCTGAGGGCTCATGGCTTAGTGAAGCCAAAGAGAAGTTTAATGATATAACCCAAGATGTCTTATTAGAAGCAAAAGTAATAGAAACTCAAGAATGCAGAGCTTTTGAAGTCCCTCTGTCTGTTGTCAAGCTGGAAGCTTCTGGTAAGAGTATTAATGAGGAGATGAAGTCTTTTTGGAAGGCTAATAAAGGAACTGGTGACAAGGCTTTCTCAGACCTTGAGAACCccttaaaggaaaacagatgttCAAAGAATGATACGGGTCCTTGTCTGGAAAGAGGAACTCCTGTTGCTTGTGGATTAGCTCAAGAAGAAAGTGAAAGTGCTTTACTTTGTTCTGAACCTTTCCTGGGTGTAACTTCTGAGTGTTTCAATACTGTAGAAACAAGTATGTCAGTCGAAGCTGTTGAGCATATGTCTGGGAAGGCTGATGATGGATGTGAAACAGCTGAGCATCAAAGCAACTTTGATGAAGACGTACCTCTATCTGGAGGAGACAGCAGTAACAATGTATTACTAGAACCAATGAGAAGCTGCAGTCTTCATGTTTTGAAGagtgaaatgaaagctgaagaacAAGAATTATCTGAAGAAACATTTCAAGAGGATGCTGAGCTGGAAGAACTGACAGGCAGTGCTTCAGCAGCCAGTCTTTtcctagaaaacaaacaagaactgCAAAGAGAGCCAGTGCTACAGTCATCTTCAAGTGATGAAACAGAGATATTAGGAGCACTGGCTCAATTACAAAATCAATGCTCATATGATGAGCTAAAAGAGTTAATACTGGAGCTAGAGGCACTTTCAGTTCAGCCCTTTGCTGAAGTAACAAAAGAAGCTCTGGAAACAGAGTCAGCTGAAATGCAGACAGCTTCGTGTGttaaagcaagagagaaagtGTTCAAACAGGAATCATTTGAACTGCCAGTCATGAGTGAGAACACAGCGGAGTTGGCAGCTCTGAACTTTCTTGAGCTCTTACCATCACTTAATGAGGGAAAGAATTCAGTGCCTTTGGTTAGCACTGGTGAGAACACAGTAGACCTGATTCCGTCTGATGTTCAGCCGCCTTTGGGAGAGAATGCAGAGAAACCAGAATTGAATTTGTCTGGAATTCATAAAGCAGAGTCTTTGCAAGAAGACTGGATAGAAGTAGAGCCTCCTCCCCTAAAGCTGTCTTTGTCTGATGGTAGATCTGAGAAACAACTGGACCTGAAGACCCATGACATGCTGTCATTGCTGGGTGCTGAAATTGAGCAGCTTCTGGAACTGGTGCTGCCTGATGTGCACCCATCTCAGGAAGATGGGGATGAGGACTCATTAGGGTTGGAACACACTGCACTGCAAAGTTCTGCAAATAGCAGAAGTCAATTCTCATTTCTTACAGAAGACTTACTGAATCGGAGGTCTGTTTGCACTGTAAAATCATGCGACTGTAATGTTGAGAAACATAAGGAGTGGCAGAAGAAAGACGACTGTTACGTGGAAGAATGGATGAAACGAGACTTGACTGACTCTTTTAAAGAATATGGAAATACACATGTGCAGTATTCAGCCTGTAAGCCTGAGGATGAAGAtgtagaagaaaagcaaaacaagaagttggCTGCATGCGATGCAG GACACAATGAGTATACTTGTCATCTGAAGGGCTTTGCTGTTGGTTCCAAATGTGTGGTGAGGACCTCTCTAAAATGGTGCGAGGCTCGCATTTTGGAGGTATCTGAAAAGGGTACCAGG GTCTTGAATCTCTCCAGTGGCAATGAGGAGATTGTGGATCCTGAGAATGTCTGGAATGGTGTTCCTGACTGGGCTTACAGGTCATCTGAG GCAGTAACCCCTGTAACAGGAAACTTGCAGTTATTACTGGAGGAGTCCTCACTTCAAG AAAAGCAAAGTGGCTGCAGTTCACATTTAGCTGAAGATCCCTCATGTTCTCCAACATCACTGAAACAAAGTGATGTGTTCACCACATGA